The following are from one region of the Corylus avellana chromosome ca1, CavTom2PMs-1.0 genome:
- the LOC132166890 gene encoding probable carboxylesterase 2: MDSETSEEVAHEFLPYFRAYKDGRVERFFGTDVVPLSINPASGGISTKDVKIVKETGLTARIFIPGGISPGQKIPVLVYYHGGGLFMGSPFCAEYHNHVASLVAEARIVAVSVDYRLAPEHPAPIAYEDSWVALQWVASHCNGEGPEAWLREHADFQRLFVAGDSIGGSIVHNMTAQAGVEGLPGVRLVGACLVQPYFAGKESAGTGVEDRSWLFSCPTTSGFDDPRINPAEDSRLSKLGCSRVLILVAENDDIRDRGLLYYETLRKSGWDGEVGIVETQGEKHVFHLFNPDCEKARALLKTLASFINRKPGGGD, encoded by the exons ATGGATTCAGAGACAAGTGAGGAAGTAGCACACGAATTCCTTCCATATTTCCGCGCGTACAAAGACGGGCGAGTGGAGAGGTTCTTCGGCACCGACGTAGTCCCTCTGTCGATCAATCCGGCAAGTGGCGGCATTTCCACCAAAGATGTTAAAATTGTTAAAGAAACCGGCCTAACAGCTCGTATTTTCATTCCCGGCGGCATAAGCCCAGGCCAGAAGATCCCTGTCCTGGTGTACTATCATGGCGGCGGTCTCTTCATGGGTTCTCCGTTTTGTGCAGAGTATCATAATCACGTGGCTTCTCTGGTAGCCGAGGCTCGGATAGTTGCTGTATCTGTTGATTACAGATTAGCCCCAGAGCACCCCGCGCCGATAGCTTACGAAGACTCGTGG GTAGCACTTCAGTGGGTGGCTTCTCATTGTAATGGTGAAGGCCCTGAGGCCTGGCTGAGAGAACATGCTGATTTTCAGAGACTTTTTGTGGCTGGGGACAGCATTGGAGGCAGTATTGTGCACAACATGACAGCGCAGGCTGGCGTTGAAGGTTTGCCAGGAGTGAGATTGGTAGGAGCTTGTCTGGTTCAGCCCTATTTTGCAGGAAAAGAAAGTGCTGGAACAGGTGTGGAGGACCGATCATGGCTTTTTTCGTGTCCGACGACAAGCGGGTTCGATGATCCAAGGATAAACCCGGCTGAGGATTCGAGGCTGTCGAAGCTAGGTTGCTCCAGGGTGCTGATTCTTGTTGCTGAGAATGATGATATAAGAGACAGGGGTTTGCTCTATTATGAGACATTGAGGAAGAGTGGGTGGGATGGGGAGGTGGGGATTGTGGAGACACAAGGAGAGAAGCATGTGTTTCATTTGTTTAATCCTGATTGTGAGAAGGCTCGAGCCTTATTGAAGACATTGGCTTCTTTCATAAATCGTAAACCAGGAGGTGGAGATTAG